A single genomic interval of Desulfobacteraceae bacterium harbors:
- a CDS encoding acyl-CoA dehydratase activase, producing the protein MRFAGIDIGSRTIELVVVDDAGEIVCSLQTDTGFDPITAAQKLIAEVHYDRILATGYGRNLFEISFEAPTVTEIKAHARGARVFFPDALTVLDIGGQDSKAIALFANGRVKKFEMNDRCAAGTGKFLEIMARTLGFEIDDFGREALLAQKDLNISSMCTVFAESEVTSLIAKGQSRREIARGLHTSVIRRAAGMINRVSSAGAIVFTGGVAKNPCMSALLRQKLGREILVPDDPQLVGALGAALLAGQDPSTAQTRPIKKMPPAAKEANENDPGQAAPAERTSDRPGI; encoded by the coding sequence ATGCGTTTTGCGGGAATCGACATCGGCTCGCGCACCATCGAGCTGGTGGTGGTGGATGATGCCGGCGAAATCGTCTGCAGCCTGCAGACCGACACCGGCTTCGACCCCATCACGGCGGCCCAAAAGCTGATCGCCGAGGTGCACTATGACCGCATCCTGGCCACCGGCTACGGCCGGAACCTGTTCGAAATCTCCTTCGAAGCACCGACGGTGACCGAGATCAAGGCGCACGCCAGGGGAGCACGGGTCTTTTTTCCGGATGCGCTGACCGTTCTGGATATCGGCGGCCAGGACAGCAAGGCGATCGCCCTGTTCGCCAACGGCAGGGTCAAAAAATTCGAAATGAACGACCGCTGCGCCGCCGGCACCGGTAAGTTTCTGGAGATCATGGCCCGAACGCTGGGATTCGAGATCGATGATTTCGGCCGGGAAGCGTTGCTGGCGCAAAAGGACCTCAATATCTCCAGCATGTGCACGGTCTTCGCCGAATCCGAGGTCACCTCCCTGATCGCCAAGGGGCAAAGCCGCCGGGAAATCGCCCGCGGGCTGCACACCAGCGTCATCCGCCGGGCCGCCGGAATGATCAACCGGGTCTCTTCGGCAGGCGCCATCGTCTTCACCGGCGGAGTGGCCAAAAACCCATGCATGTCGGCCCTGCTGAGGCAAAAACTGGGCCGCGAGATCCTGGTTCCCGATGATCCGCAACTGGTGGGCGCCCTGGGGGCGGCCCTGCTGGCCGGCCAAGACCCGTCCACGGCGCAGACCCGCCCAATAAAAAAAATGCCGCCAGCGGCCAAGGAAGCTAATGAAAACGACCCTGGCCAAGCAGCTCCAGCAGAGCGGACATCGGACAGGCCAGGGATATGA
- a CDS encoding YedE-related selenium metabolism membrane protein, protein MQGRNVLATQWGIIGVGAAIGILAAGLQKLGNPGNMGICVACFERDITGALGLHRAAVVQYMRPEIIGFVLGSMLAAYIFKEFRPRLGSAPIVRFVLGVFAMIGALVFLGCPWRAVLRLAGGDGNAIFGLLGLTGGIWIGTLFLKNGYNLGRTQATHTAAAWILPLIMLGFLALALLFPQAAGEPQSGVLFYSLKGPGAMHAPLVFALIAGLAIGFLAQRSRFCTMGAIRDAVLFGQTHLLSGFISLLVFAFLTNLMLGQFRPGFTDQPVAHTMQIWNFAGMVLAGLAFALAGGCPGRQLFLSGEGDGDAAVFVLGMIVGAGFAHNFGLASSPAGVGPYGIPAVVIGLLVCLFIGFSMRKQVA, encoded by the coding sequence ATGCAGGGAAGAAACGTCTTGGCGACGCAATGGGGGATCATCGGGGTGGGTGCCGCTATCGGGATCCTGGCGGCCGGGCTGCAAAAACTCGGCAACCCGGGCAATATGGGCATTTGCGTGGCCTGTTTCGAGCGCGACATCACCGGCGCGCTCGGCCTTCACCGGGCCGCGGTGGTGCAGTACATGCGCCCCGAGATCATCGGCTTCGTGCTCGGGTCGATGCTGGCGGCCTACATTTTCAAGGAGTTTCGCCCCAGGCTCGGTTCGGCCCCGATCGTGCGCTTCGTTCTGGGGGTGTTTGCCATGATCGGCGCGCTGGTGTTTCTGGGCTGCCCGTGGCGGGCGGTGCTGCGCCTGGCAGGCGGCGACGGCAACGCCATTTTTGGGCTGCTGGGGTTGACCGGCGGCATCTGGATCGGGACCCTTTTTCTGAAAAACGGCTACAACCTCGGGCGCACCCAGGCGACCCACACCGCCGCCGCCTGGATCCTGCCGCTCATCATGCTGGGGTTTCTGGCGCTGGCGCTGCTCTTTCCACAGGCCGCCGGGGAGCCCCAAAGCGGGGTGCTCTTTTACAGCCTCAAGGGCCCCGGTGCCATGCACGCCCCCCTGGTGTTTGCGTTGATCGCCGGGCTGGCGATCGGCTTTCTGGCCCAGCGCAGCCGCTTCTGCACCATGGGCGCCATCCGAGACGCCGTGCTGTTCGGCCAGACGCACCTCTTGAGCGGGTTTATCAGCCTGTTGGTGTTCGCCTTTTTAACCAATCTGATGCTGGGGCAGTTCCGGCCCGGTTTCACCGATCAGCCGGTGGCGCACACGATGCAAATCTGGAACTTCGCCGGCATGGTCCTGGCCGGTCTCGCGTTCGCCCTGGCCGGGGGCTGCCCCGGCCGCCAGCTGTTTCTCTCCGGTGAGGGAGACGGCGATGCCGCCGTGTTCGTGCTGGGAATGATCGTGGGGGCTGGATTCGCCCACAACTTCGGGCTGGCCAGTTCTCCGGCGGGCGTCGGCCCCTACGGCATTCCGGCCGTGGTCATCGGACTTCTGGTGTGTCTGTTCATCGGCTTCAGCATGCGAAAACAAGTTGCATAG
- a CDS encoding sulfurtransferase TusA family protein has product MTKVVDARGLSCPQPVILTLDAIKNRHEKVLEILVDTDTSKENVMRAAASQGCRVDAVTPEGEGYRIAIAITKG; this is encoded by the coding sequence ATGACAAAAGTTGTTGATGCAAGAGGGCTTTCCTGTCCCCAGCCGGTTATCCTGACCCTGGATGCGATCAAAAACCGCCACGAAAAGGTGCTCGAGATCCTGGTGGACACCGATACCTCCAAGGAAAACGTAATGCGCGCCGCCGCCAGCCAGGGCTGCCGGGTGGATGCGGTCACCCCCGAGGGGGAAGGCTACCGGATCGCGATCGCGATCACGAAGGGTTGA